CGATCGCCGGTCCCTTGAGCTTGACGGTCTGCAGGCCGCCGTCGACTTCACGGGTGACCTTGAAGTCGGAGCCTTCGACCTCGAGCTTCGAGGCAAACGTCGCCTGCGACCAGCCCAGCAGCGCAGCCAGCATCTGGCCGGTCTGATTGCTGTCGTCGTCGATCGCCTGCTTGCCGAGAATGATCAGGCCGGGCTGCTCTTCTTCTGCAACCTTCTTGAGGATCTTGGCGACGGCGAGCGGCTCGACGGTGCCTTCGGCCTTCACCAGGATGCCGCGATCGGCGCCCATGGCAAGACCGGTGCGGATCGTCTCCGACGCCTGCGCCGGTCCAATGGAGACCACCACGACTTCGGCCGCCTTGCCGGCTTCCTTCAGGCGCAGCGCTTCCTCAACCGCGATTTCGTCGAAGGGGTTCATCGACATCTTGACGTTGGCGAGTTCAACGCCCGATCCATCGCCCTTGACGCGGACCTTGACATTGTAATCGACCACCCGCTTTACCGGCACTAAGACCTTCATCAGGGTTTCCTCAACAATTGCAGCAGTTGACATCTGTTGAAGGATAGTATCTCATGCTACTACCATATTCCAGGAAGCAGGGAAGGCGGAATCTGCGAGCCCAAGACCCCGCCAGGAAAGAACTCGTATTATGCCTCGTGAATTCGACGCTGACGTCATCGTGGTAGGGGCAGGAAATGCTGCCGCTTGTGCGGCCATATCCGCCAGCAATAATGGCGCGACTGTCCTCATGCTTGAGGCGGCGCCTCGGGACGAGCGGGGAGGGAACTCGACCTATACGGCGGGCGCCATGCGATACGTCTTCAATGGTGTGGAGGACGTGCTAAGCGTAGTGCCGGACATCAATCCCGATACGTTAGCCAATACTGATTTCGGCACTTACACCGAGGACCAATTTTTCGATGACATGTTTCGCGTGACGCAATTCAGGACCGATCCTGACTTATGCGAGATTTTAGTCAAGCGCAGCTTGCCGACGCTTCGGTGGATGCGAGAGCAAGGCGTTAGGTTTCAAACTAGTCATGGGCGGCAAGCCTACAAAGTGAACGGACGGTTCCAATTCTGGGGTGGGCTCAGTGTGGAAGTGTGGGGTGGTGGTCCCGGTCTCGTGGACATGCTGCTAGAGTCCGCGGAAGGGAAGGGTATCCAGTTTCTTTACGAAACTGCCGCGGTCAGTTTGATCAATGACAATAGCGGGGTCGTTGGAGTTCGCGTCCGGCATCAAGGCAAGGAGCGCGATCTGCATTCAAATGCTGTCATCCTGGCGTGCGGAGGCTTCGAGTCTAATACGGAAATGCGCGCGCGGTATCTCGGACCAAACTGGGACCTGGCGAAAGTTCGTGGCACACGCTTCAATACCGGCGCTGGAATCCAAATGGCGCTTGCGATTGGTGCAATGCCATGTGGACATTGGTCCGGAGCACATGCCGTCGGCTGGGACCAAAATGCTCCGGCGTTCGGCGATCTCGCAGTAGGGGATGCCTACCAGAAGCACAGCTACCCATTCGGCATCATGGTCAATTCCCGAGGCCAACGCTTCCTTGATGAGGGAGCCGATTTTCGCAATTATACCTATGCCAAGTATGGTCGCGAAATCCTAGCGCAACCCGGCCAGTTCGCTTGGCAGGTATTCGATGCTAAGGTGCATCACCTTTTGCGCGACGAATACAGGATCCGGCAAATCACCAAGATTACGTCGGATACCCTGGAGGGTCTCGCCGACCAACTCGAAGGCGTTGATCGCAACGCCTTTCTCAAGACCGTCGCTGAATTTAACGCATCGGTGCGGCAGGACGTTCCCTTCAACCCGAATGCGAAAGATGGCCGCTCCGCGGAGAGTTCGCCGCGCAAGTCCCATTGGGCCAACACGATTGATACAGGACCATTCGAGGCTTATGCCGTCACGTGCGGTGTCACCTTCACATTCGGTGGACTCAAGATTGACCAGAGCGGTCAGGTGCAGGATACAGCCGGCCTTCCGATTCCCGGCTTGTTCGCAGCTGGAGAGCTGGTCGGGGGGCTGTTCTATCATAACTATCCAGGTGGCACGGGGCTCACTTCAGGCGCTGTATTCGGGAAGATCGCAGGTGAGAGCGCTGCTGCGGCAGTCGCTGCAAGCAAGAGCCGTTCAGCGGCCTGATCAATAAGTTGCAGAACAAACTGCATCATAAACTGCCGACAGGGAGGCACAAAAATGGCTCGCTCAATCCAAAACAAGTTGCGTCGTGTAGCATTTGTTGTGGCATCCTGCGTGATGCTGATTCCAGCGCACGCCACGTCCAAAGATGCGCTGACAATAAAGATAGGTCTGCAAGCCGTTCCAACCGACGACGTTTATCGCACCAAGGATTGGGGCGCAAAGTACAACCTTAAGGTTGACATCGGGAGCTATAGCTCTGGAAGCGAAATACTCAAGGCGTTTGTCGCCGGGCAAATCGATATCGGCAACGGAGGCTCAGGTCGACTAATCACTATGGCTGCGATGCAGCCCAATCTGTTCTACATTATTGCCGCCGATCAGTATGGGGGCGATCGCTACGGCGTAATTG
This is a stretch of genomic DNA from Bradyrhizobium sp. CCBAU 53338. It encodes these proteins:
- a CDS encoding electron transfer flavoprotein subunit beta/FixA family protein, which produces MKVLVPVKRVVDYNVKVRVKGDGSGVELANVKMSMNPFDEIAVEEALRLKEAGKAAEVVVVSIGPAQASETIRTGLAMGADRGILVKAEGTVEPLAVAKILKKVAEEEQPGLIILGKQAIDDDSNQTGQMLAALLGWSQATFASKLEVEGSDFKVTREVDGGLQTVKLKGPAIVTTDLRLNEPRYASLPNIMKAKKKPIAEKTVADYGVDVTARLEVLKTAEPAGRKAGVKVKDVAELVSKLKNEAGVL
- the tcuA gene encoding FAD-dependent tricarballylate dehydrogenase TcuA; the protein is MPREFDADVIVVGAGNAAACAAISASNNGATVLMLEAAPRDERGGNSTYTAGAMRYVFNGVEDVLSVVPDINPDTLANTDFGTYTEDQFFDDMFRVTQFRTDPDLCEILVKRSLPTLRWMREQGVRFQTSHGRQAYKVNGRFQFWGGLSVEVWGGGPGLVDMLLESAEGKGIQFLYETAAVSLINDNSGVVGVRVRHQGKERDLHSNAVILACGGFESNTEMRARYLGPNWDLAKVRGTRFNTGAGIQMALAIGAMPCGHWSGAHAVGWDQNAPAFGDLAVGDAYQKHSYPFGIMVNSRGQRFLDEGADFRNYTYAKYGREILAQPGQFAWQVFDAKVHHLLRDEYRIRQITKITSDTLEGLADQLEGVDRNAFLKTVAEFNASVRQDVPFNPNAKDGRSAESSPRKSHWANTIDTGPFEAYAVTCGVTFTFGGLKIDQSGQVQDTAGLPIPGLFAAGELVGGLFYHNYPGGTGLTSGAVFGKIAGESAAAAVAASKSRSAA